The genomic DNA CGGAGTGCAGTAGTACTCCCAGCCCTCGTGGACGTGCGGGCCGCCCGCGCGCGCCTCCTCCTCGGTGGCGGGGAAGACCGGGAAGCGCCGGACGTCCGCACCACCGGCCTCCGCGGTACGGGCCGCGGAGGCGGCGGCCAGCATGCCTTCGATGACGGCCGGGTCCTGGGCGCCGTCCGCGCCGAGCCGGAACTGCCGTGACATGTCTACGGCGCTGACCGTGCCCACGGCCCGGATGCGCGGGTCGGTCGCGGTCGCCGCCAGGGCGTAGCCGCCCGAGGCGCAGACGCCCAGCGCCCCGATGCGGCCGGGGTCGACCTCGTCGAGGGTGCCGAGGAAGGAGACGGCGGCCTTGAGGTCCTCGACCCGCTGCCCCGGATCCTCCAGACCGCGCGGCTCGCCCTCGCTCTCGCCCTGGTGGGCGGCGTCGAAGGCGAGCGTGACGAACCCGCGCTCGGCCAGCAGGCGGGCATACAGACCGGAGGCCTGTTCCTTCACCCCGGTGCCGGGATGCCCGACCACGATCGCGGGACGCGGCACCCCCGGCGTCTCCTCGTCCGGGGTGTAGAGATGACCGGCGAGCTTCAGGCCCGCGCTGAGGAAGGTGACATCGGTACGCATGAGGGTGCACTCCAGTCGGAGGTGGGGGAGCCGGTGTACGGCCATGCCCCCACCGTCACTCCACCCCGCCCGGCGCCACCAGGGACGGCTCTGCCTATGCGGTTCTGTACCAGGCACGCCCGCGCCGGCCCGAGGACACTGGAGCCATGGCAGATCGCGACGCGTCGCCCCCCTCCGGTCCCTCCGGCAACGAACTGGGCGACTTCCTGCGCGCCCGCCGGGCAGACCGCGATCCGCGGCAGGCGGGCTTCCCCGACGACGGCCGACTGCGACGCGTGCCCGGGCTGCGCAGGGAGGAACTGGCGTATCTCGCGCACGTGAGCGTCGACTACATCGTCCGCCTGGAGCAGGGCCGCACCCGCCGGGGTTCCCGTGCCGTCCTGGACGCCCTGGCCGACGCGCTGCACCTCGCCCCGGACGAGCGCACCTACCTCTTCACGCTGGCCGAGGTCGCGCCGGGAGCATCCGCCCGTCCGCCCGGCCGCTCCGAAGTCGCCCCGCGACTAAGGCAGTTGCTGGACATCATGCACGACGTCCCCGCCATGGTGCTGCACCGCGGCATGGACGTCCTCGCCTGGAACCGCGCGGCCACGGCTCTGCTCACCGACTTCGGCGCCCTGCCCCCGGCCGAGCGCAACCTGATCCGGCTCACCTTCCTGGACACCGACTTCCGTGCCCTGTACGCGGATTGGCCCCGGGCCGCCCGCGAGTGCGTCGCCGTGCTGCGCATGGAGGCGGGCCGCACCCCGCACGACCCGGCACTTGACACCCTGATCGCCGAACTCGCCGCCCGCGACCCGGACTTCCGCACGTGGTGGGCCGAGCACCAGGTACGGGGACCGCGCCAGCTCACCAAGACGTACGTTCATCCGGTCGCCGGTGAACTCACCCTCGACGTCCAGCAGTTCACCGTCGACACGCACCCGGAGCAGTTCCTCGTCGCCTACACGGCGCCGCCGGACTCGCCCTCGCAGGAGGCGTTGCGGTTCCTGTTGCAGTGGGCCGGCCTCAGCAGCACTCAGGCGGGGTGAGCGTTCACCCGCCGACCGGCGCGCCCGCCACCGCCGAACTGCCGGGCAGGGGCGTACGAGCGGGCCTTTCGGCCAGCACGTCGAGGATGTTGTCCACCGCCAGGTCGACCATCGCGGCCCGGGTCGCCTCGGTGGCCGACCCGATGTGGGGGAGTGTGATCACGTTCGGCTCGGCGACCAGCGGGGACAACTCCGTTCCCATCGGCTCCCGTTCGAAGACATCGAGCCCGGCGGAGTGCAGGCGCCCCTCGCGGACGGCGTCCAACAGGGCTTCTTCGTCGACGACTCCGCCGCGCGAGGTGCTGACCAGCGTGGCCGTGGGCTTCATCGCCGCCAGCTCGCGGGCCGAGATCAGATGGCGGGTCTCCTCGGTGAGCGGAACGTGCAGCGACACCACGTCGGAGTCGGCCAGCAGCGCGGCCAGGCCCACCGAGGCCGACAGGTCGTCGTCCGGGGCGTACGGGTCGTGGTGGATCACGCGCATCCCGAAACCGTGGGCCCGGCGGGCCACCGCGCGGCCGATCTGGCCGTAGCCGACCAGGCCGAGGGTGGCTCCGTGGACGTCCAGGCCGAGATAGTCGTGCATCCGGAACAGTTCCCAGGAGCCGTCCGCGAGGCTCGCCCCGGCCGCGCCGATGCGGCGGCGGGCGGCGAGGATCAGCGCGAAGGTGAGGTCGGCGGTGGTCTCCGCGAGCACCCGGGGTGTGTGCGTGACGACGATGCCGCGCTCGGCGGCGGCAGCGCGGTCCACGTTGTCGAAGCCCATGCTGGCCAGCGCGATGACACGCAGCGAGGGGCCCGCCGCGTCCATCAGGGCGGCGTCCACGGGGTCGTTGCCGAGAGCCAGCACACCGCTCACACCCGGGGCGAGGGCGGCGAGATCGGCGGGGCCGGGCTTTTCGGTGCCGGGCCACGACACCGGTTCCGCTGTTTCGGACAGCCGGCCCAGACCGTTGCCGGGCAGGGTTCCGCGGGTGACGAGGACACGCTTTTCCATCTGCTTCTCCAGTGACGAGCCATGCTTTACCGGCCAGGTGGATCAATTCGATCGACGCTAGTCGGGGCGGTCACCGGAAACAAATAGCGGATTCCTCTGACGCTATCGGCGATCCTTATCCTCGATCAGTTCGAGGAACAGATCGTGCACGGCCAGCGCGGGCTCGGAGAGCGGCTGATTGTCCGACGTCACCAGCGACAGCTTGACCTGGATGACCGGCTCCACGATCCGCCGCACGGACAGCGAGCGGACGTCGAGGATGGCGCGCGCCGCCGACCGGGGCAGGACCGTGGCACCCAGGCCCGCGTCCACGGCGTTGACGAGTGTCAGCGCGGACTCGACCTCGCCCACCACGTTCAGCCGGAGGGACGCCTGCTGGAAGGCGGCGTCCACGACCTGCCGGATGGTGTGGATGCGGCTGGGCAGCAGCAGGGGCACGCTCGCCAGCTCCGCCAGGCGCACCTCGCCCTCTCCCGACGGCGCCGTCTCGCCGGGCGCGCCGATCAGATACAGGTCCTCGGTGCGGACGGGCTCGAACTGGACACCCCGCAGCGGCCCGGCGCCGTAGATGAACGCCATGTCCATGCGGCCCGTCATGATCGCCTCGCTGATCACGCCGCCGAAGTTCTCGTTGATGTGCAGCAGGATGTCCGGGTAGCGCTCGCGCACGCTCTTCAGGAGCGGCAGCGCGAGGGCCGCGCCCAGGCTGTACGGCGCGAGGCCCACCGAGACGCTGCCGGCGGGGGCCCGGCCGGAGACGTCGACGGCGGCCTGCGCGAGGTCCACCTGGCGGAGGATGAGCTGCGCGTGCAGGTACAGCGCCCGGCCCGCCTCGGTCGGGGCCACCCCGCGCTTGCTGCGGATGAGCAGTTGCTGCCCGAACTGCGCCTCCAGGGCGGACAGTTGCTGGCTCAGCGCCGGCTGGGCGATGTGCAGGATGTCGGCCGCGCGCGTGATGCTTCCCGCGTCGATGATCTTGATGAACGAGTAGAGACGTCTGGTGTCCATGCGCGGGGCCTTCCAGATGGAGCGAAGCCTCATCGTAGGGAGGGATCACCCCGAAACACAGCCCCGGTGAGTGGAGGGTGTGAGGGGGGTCATAGCGGTTCGCGATAACGCCAGACCGAACGCATATTGGCGATCACGCGACGGTCGGAATAAGTTGTGCGGAACAAGTCGAGCGGAGCTTCCCCACCGGAACATTCCCCGTCCACGGTTTCCGCCGTTCACGGTCTCCGGTCTCACGAAGACGTGATGGTATCCGCTTCCCGCGGATTCCCTTCCCAGAATTCCTTCCTGGAATTCCCTTTCCCGGCATTCCGATCCGGAGGACGTCATGACTCCCATGGTTGATCTCGTCGCCGACCTCGGCGAGGGATTCGGCGCGTACACAATGGGCGACGACGCGGCCCTTCTGGAGTTGCTGACCTCCGCCAATGTCGCCTGCGGATTCCACGCCGGCGATCCCCGCATCATGGACGCTACCGTGCGGACCTGCGTGGAGAAGCAGGTCGCCGTGGGCGCCCACCCCAGCTTTCCCGACCTGGTCGGCTTCGGCCGCCGCGCGATGGACCTCACGCCGGAGGAGGTCCGCACGGACGTGCTCTACCAGATCGGCGCCCTCCAGGCCTTCGCCGTCGCCCACGGCACCCGCGTGCACCACGTCGCCCCGCACGGCCGCCTGGGCAACCTGGTCGCCGTCCGCGCCGACTACGCCCGCGCCGTCGTGGACGCCGTAGCAGCCCTGGACGAGTCGCTGATCGTCCTCGCGCAGGACGGTGAACTGGCCGACGCGGCCCGGGCCCGTGGCCTGCGCGTGGGCATCGTCGGCATCGCCGACCGCGCGTACCGCGCCGACGGAACCCTTCTCCCGCGCTCCGAGCCCGGCGCGGTGATCCACGACCCCGACGAGGTCGCCCGGCGCACCCTGCGCATGGTCACCGAGGGCGTCATCCGCAGCGTCGACGGCACGGACGTCCAAGTCGCCTGCGACACCGTCCTGTTGCACGGCGACAGCCCCGGAGCAATCGCCCTGGCCGGCCGCGTCCGCGAGCAACTCCTCACCGCCGGAGTCGAGATCACCTCGCTCGACAAAGTCCTGAGCGGCAAGGAGGCTTGAGATGACCGGCAACGTGACCATCGCCGACTGCGGCGACTCCGCCCTGGTCGCCAAGGCCGTGGGCCTGGACGCCGAACCCGCCTGGCAACTCGTCCACGCCCTCGCCGACGCCCTCGACGCCGTCCGACTCGCCGGCGTCCACGACGTGGTGCCCACCTACGACGCCCTGCTCGTCGAGTTCGACTGCGCCGTCACCGACCACGCCACCGTCCGCCGCGTCCTGGCCCACGAGGCGGCCCGCCTCGGCCCGCACCCCGCGCCGACGACACCCCCGCGCCGCTTCGTCGTCCCCGTCGTCTACGGCGGCGAGTACGGTCCCGATCTGCCCGAGGTCGCCGCCCAACTCGGCCTGTCCGAGGGCGAGATCATCGCGCTGCACTCCGGTTCCGACCTCACCGTGCGCTGCCTGGGCGCACCCGCCGGAGCCCCGATGACGGACGGCCCGCCCTTCCCGAAACCCGTACCGCGCCTCGCCTCGCCCCGTACCCGGGTCGACCCCGGCTCGGTCGCGGTCGCCGGACGCCAGGCGGTCATCTGCCCGATGCCCTCGCCCGGCGGCTGGCCGCTCCTGGGCCGCACCCCGGTACGCGTCCTCGACCTGCACAGCGACCCGATCACCGCGTACCGCCCCGGCGACACGTTCCGGTTCGTGCCCATCGAGCCCCAACAGTGGGACGAATACGCGGACTTGGCCCTGGGGGACTTGGCGGACCAGGCAGACCTGGTGGTCGGGCATGGCTGACACCCTCACCATCCGCACCGCCGGCATCGTCACCGTGCAGGACCTCGGCCGCGTCGGCCGCTCCCGCTACGGGCTGCCGGCCAACGGAGCCGCCGACCAGCACTCGGCGCGCGTCGCCAACGTCCTGTGCGGCAACCACGACCGCGCCCCGCTGCTGGAGATCACCGCCCTCGACTTCGCCTGCGTCCCCTCCGGCGACATCCTCATCGCGGTGACGGGCGCCCCCGCCGACGTGACCGTCGAAGGAGTCGTACGACCGCAGTGGGAACCGGTCCCGGTCCGAGCCGGCGAGACCGTCCGCGTCACCGGTATCCACCGGGGCCTACGCGTCTACCTGGCCGTACTCGGCTCGTTCGAGGTCGACTGCCTCCAGGGCAGTTGCGCCCCCGACACGATCCTGGGCTTCGCCCCACCTCTCCGCACCGGCGACGAACTCGCCCTGCGCACGGCCTGCCCGCCCATCGACCACCCCTTCTCCCGCATCCCCCTGTTCCGCCTGAACGCGCCGGTCCCGCCCTTCCCCACCAATTGGACCATCGACGTCACCGACGGCCCCGACCGGGCCGAGTTCGGCGACACGGGCCGGCGCCTCTTCGACGCCCCCTTCACGGTCACCCCGCGAAGCAACCACATAGGCCTGCGCCTCCAGGGCGAGGTGCCCCGCCGCGTCACCCGGGGCGAGGTCCTCTCCAGGGGCGTCCCCATCGGCGCCGTCGAAGTACCCGCCGGAGACGAACTCCTCGTCCTGCACCGCGGCCGCGGCGTCACGGCCGGCTACCCCGTCCTGGCCGTAGTCACCGCCACCGGCCTGTCCGCCCTGGGCCAGGTCCGCCCCGGCCAGACCATCCGCTTCCGACACCGCACCCTCGACCAGGCGGTCACCGCCCACCGCGCACAACGCCACGCGATCGACGCCCTGAGAACCAGGGTCCGCACAGCCTTCGAGGCCCTGCGCATCAGAGCACCCGCACTTCTCAACTCAGGCCCGCTGTAGAGGGGCGCGGGGAACCGCGCGCCCAGCTCCCACCGACCCGCACACCACACCAAACCGCAACCAACACCAACAAAACCTACCCGCACCCCACTCACCCCCGCTCAACAGCTCCCGCTCACCCGCTGGAAGCACCCGCACGGAGCCGCACCACCCCTCATCCCACGCCTGCTGCCCAGACAGGAGACGCCATGAGTACCGTGGCCGCTCAGCCAGTCCCCAACACGGTCGATCCCAGAACCGCCCGCAAGGTCACCCTCGCGGGATGCGTCGGAATCTTCGCCGAGCTCTACGACAACGGCATCTTCGGCTTCATGGCCGGATCGCTCGCCGCCGTCTTCTTCCCCGGTTCCGACAACGCCGTCCAGCTCGTCTTCCTCGGCTACGCGGTCTCCTTCTTCTTCCGCCCGCTCGGCGCCGTCATCTGCGGCCACCTCGGCGACCGCATCGGACGCCAGCGGATGCTGGTCTTCGTCATCCTCCTGATCAGCGCCGCCACCGCGGCCATCGGCGTACTGCCGAGCTACGCCAGCATCGGCGTCGCCGCCCCCGCCCTGCTGATCCTGCTCCGCGTAGCGCAGGGCTTCTCCGTCGGCGGTGAGGCCTCCGGCGCGATGAGCTTCCTCGCCGAGCACGCCCCCGAGGGCAAGCGCGGCCTCTACACCAGCTACGCGCAGATCGCCTCGTTCCTCGCCCTGCTCACCGGCACCCTGGTCGCCGCCGCGATGACCAGCGGACTCGGCTCCGCGCGCATGGAGTCCTGGGGTTGGCGCATCCCGTTCCTGCTCGCCGTGCCGCTCGGCATCGCCGGCATCTACATCCGCAAGCGCATCAGTGACACCCCCAACTTCACGCGCCTGAAAGAAGAGGACGGCCTCTCCAAGAACCCCCTCAAAGAGGCCTTCGCCTCCGCCGAACACCGCCGCGCCATGCTGCTCGCCCTGTTCATCCCCCTGATGAACGGCTCCGGCTACTACGTCCTGTTCAGCTACATGCCCACCTTCATGAGCACCGAGCTGAACTTCAGCAAGGTGCAGGGCCTCCTCGTGACCGCCTCCAGCCTGGTCGCGATCTGTTTCGCCATCCCCTACATGGGCCGCCTCTCCGACCGCGTCGGCCGCAAGAAGGTCCTCGCCGGAGCGGCCATCGCGATGGCGATCGTCGGCATCCCCTGCTACCTGCTGATCGGCACCGGCAACGTGGCCCTCGCCGTCGTCGGCGCCTGCATCATGGCGGTGGTGTTCGCCGGCCACACAGGCGTCATCCACATCCTCCTCGTCGAACTCTTCCCGACCCGGGTGCGCTACTCCGCCTACGGCCTCGGCTACAACGTCTCCTCCGCCCTCTTCGGCGGTACGGCCCCGCTCCTGATGACCTACCTCATCGACCGCACGGGCAACGTCAACATGCCGGCCTTCTACGCCGTCCTCACGGCCCTGGGCACCCTCCTCGCGGTGTCCAAGGTGAAGGACCGCGCCCACCTGCCCCTGCGCGACGCCTGACCGTCCCACGCGTTCCCGCACCCGCACGCCCGCACAAAGCCCCCCACCCCGCACAGAGCAAGGAGCACCTCAGCATGCCCATCTCCGACTACAGGACGGCCCTCGTCACCGGAGCGTCGACCGGCATCGGAGCCGTGGTCGTCGAACGGCTCGCCAAGCGCGGCCTGGAGGTCCACGCCGTGGCCCGCAACGCCGACCGGCTCAACACCCTTGCCGACGAGACCGGTTGCATCCCGCACGCCGTCGACATCACCGACACCGAGGCGCTCACCGCCGTCCTCGACGGCCTGGAGATCGACGTCCTCGTCAACAACGCGGGCGTCTCCCGCACCGGCAACATCCTCACCGCCGACGAGTTCGCGATCGACGAGCAGATCGCCGTCAACATCCAGGCCGTCCTGCACCTGGTCCGGCTGCTCATGCCCGGCATGGTCGAGCGGGACCTCGGCCACATCGTCAACATCAGCTCCATCGCCGGTGTCTACAACTTCGGCGGCAACACGATCTACCACGCCACCAAGGCCGCCGTGCACACCCTCTCCCGCCAGCTCCGCGTCGACGGCTACGGCCGCCGGGTCCGCGTCAGCGAGATCTGCCCCGGCCGCGTGGAGACGGAGATCTTCGGCCGCCTCCTCGGCGACATGGAGGCCGCCCAGCGCGAGTACTACGACGGCTACGAGTCCCTGAAGCCCGAGGACATCGCCGACGCCATCGAGTTCGCCGTCGACGCGCCCCGGCACGTCAACATCGGGCACATCGAGATCCTGCCCACCTTCCAGGTGCCCGGCGGCCTCAACTTCGAGCGCAGGGAGGGCTGATCACCGTGAAGACGGCAGAGCGACTCGGCCGCATCAAGCCCTCGCCGAGCACGGCGGCGGCGCAGCGTGTACGCGAGTTGAAGAGCCAGGGGCTCACCATCCTCGACCTGACCGTGGGCGAGCCCGACTTCGACACCCCCGACCACGTCAAGGCCGCCGCGATCCGGGCCATCGAGGCGGGCGAGACCAAGTACACGCCGGTGAACGGCACTTCGGCCCTGCGCGCCGCGATCGCCGGCAAGCTCCGCGAGCGCCACGGACTCGACGTCACCGACTCCCGCATCACCGTCGGCGGCGGCGCCAAGCAGGTCATCTTCCTCGCCCTGATGGCCACGTTGGACGAGGGGGACGAGGTCGTCGTCCCCGCCCCGTACTGGGTGTCGTACCCGGACATGGTCCGCGCCAACGACGGCACCCCGGTCATCGTCGACTGCCCCGAGGCGGACGGCTTCAAGCTGACCCCGGAACGCCTCGCGGCCGCCCTCACCGAACGCACCCGCTGGGTCGTTCTCAACACCCCCGGAAATCCGACCGGATCCGCCTACACCACCGCCGAACTCCGCGCCCTCGCCCAGGTGTTGCTGGCCCACCCGCACGTCGGCGTCCTCACCGACGAGATCTACGACGAGATCTGGTACGGCGACCAGGACGCCCCGTCCCTCGCGGCCGTCGAACCGGCCCTGGCCGACCGGGTGTTCCTCACCAACGGCGTCTCCAAGACGTACGCGATGACCGGCTGGCGCATCGGCTACGGCGTCGGCCCGGCGGACCTGGTCACCGCGATCAACACCCTCCAGTCCCAGACCTCTTCGTGCCCCTCCTCCGTGAGCCAGGCCGCCGCCGCTGCCGCGCTCACCGGACCGCAGGACTTCGTCCAGGACACCGTGCGTGTCTACCGCGCCCGCCGCGACGAGACCGTGAAGCTCGTCAACGACGTTCCCCGGCTCGGCTGCACGATCCCGGACGGCGGCTTCTACCTCCTCGTCAACTGCCAGGACGCCATTGGGCAGTTCACCCCCGCCGGGACCCGGATCGAGAACGACGAGGACTTCGCCCGCCACCTCCTCGACAGCCGGCAGGTGGCGGTGATCCACGGAACCGCGTACGGCGCCCCCGGCTACTTCCGTATCTCGTTCGCCACCTCGACGGACATCCTCACCGAGGCGTGCGAGCGGATAGCGACAGCGTGCGCCGAACTGACGTCCGCCGCACCCTCCGCCTGAAAGGTCGTCATGATCCGCGTCAGCACGAAGTTCGACCGGCCGGAGCCGGCCCTCGTCAAGCAGCTCAGCGCCTTCTCCTCGGCGACCATCCACGAGGCACAGGGCCGCCTCGGCGCACTGGACTCGGCCATCAAGCCGGTCGACCGCACCATGTCCCTGTGCGGCCCCGCCTTCACCGTCCAGTGCGCACCGCGCGACAACCTCATGCTCCAGACCGCCATCGCCTACGCCCGGCCCGGCGACGTCGTGGTGGTGTCCGCCGGCGCCTACGAGGAAGCGGGCTCCTTCGGCGACGTCCTCGCCAACGCCTGCCAGTCCAAGGGCCTCGCCGGCCTGGTCACCGACACGGGCGTCCGCGACACCGAGGACCTGCGCGCCCTGGGCTTCCCGGTCTTCTCCCGCAGCGTCTCCATCAAGGGCACGGTCAAGGAGACCGTCGGCCCCATGTGCGAACCGATCACCGTCGGCGGCGTACTCGTCCGCCCCGGTGACATCATGCGCGCCGACGCGGACGGCGTGGTCGTGGTCCGCCGCGAGGACGCGGCCGAGGCGGCCGCCGCCTCACAGGAACGGATCGACGCCGAGGCCGGGTTCATCGCCGCGTACCGCGCGGGCAGGACGGTGATCGAGATGTGCGGCCTCGCCCCGGTGCTCGCGGCGAAGGGCCTGGTCATCGAGGAGTAGGACCGGCCGGCGGCAACCGCCACCGCTGAGTACCGCGCCCGTGATTTCCGTACCCCTCGCTGACAGCCGGGTTCGGGATGCCAGGATGAGGCGCCATGACGGCAGGGTGGGGTTCGCGCGCAGTACGGTCCGCGGTGTTCGCGGCCGTCTGTGTGGTGCTCGCCGCCCTGGGGCACGTCCTGATGTCCGGCCGCCACGTACCCGCGTGGGCACTGGCCGCCGGACTGGCCGCGACCGGTGCGGCCGGCTGGTCCCTGGCGGGCCGTGAACGCGGCCTCCCGCTGATCGTGACCCTCGTCGTCGCCACCCAGGCCGCCCTCCACTCGGCGTTCTCCCTGGCGCAGCCCGCGACCGGGCAGCAGATGCCCATGGACATGGGGTCGGCAGACATGGGCTCCATGCACATGAGCGCCACGGACTCCATGGATATGGCGCATATGTCGGTGAACCCCACCGACGGCGGCACGTCCTCGCTCGGCATGCTCACCGCCCACCTCCTCGCGGCCTTCCTCTGCGGCCTGTGGCTGGCCCACGGCGAGCGCGCCGCGTTCCGTCTGCTGCGGGCCGTGGCCGCACGTCTGGCGGCTCCGCTACGACTGCTGCTCGCGCTCCCCGCTCCGCCGCACCGTCCGCGTTTCCGGCCGCGCCGCCCCCGTTCCGACCGGGCGCCGCGGCTGCTCCTTCTCGTTCACGCGATCACCTCGCGGGGTCCGCCCCTGGGGACGGCTGTCGTCTGACGACAGCAGGCACCCCGGGGCCGCTCGTGCGCGCCCCGGGCCCCGGCCGTACCCCCGCGCCGCTCCGGGCGCCGCAGGACGGCCGGCTCCCCTTTCACGGATGACCGAGAAGGACTCCAGGTGATCACTCCTGCCCTGCCCGCGCCGCCCGATTCCATGGAGTCGAGCGACGAGTCGCTGACCAACTGGGCGCTCGCCGCCCGCCACGGCGACCCCGCCGCCGTCGACCACCTCGTGCGCGCCCTGCACCGCGACGTCCTGCGCTATGTCGCCCACCTCTGCGCCGACCCGCAGGCGGTCGACGATCTCGCGCAGGACACGTTCCTGCGGGCGCTCGGCAGCCTGCACCGCTTCGAGGGCCGCTCCTCGGCGCGTACCTGGCTGCTGTCCATCGCCCGCCGCGCGGTGATCGACAGCTACCGCCACGCCGCCGTCCGCCCCCGCCTGTCCGACGTCCAGGACTGGCAGCTCGCCGTCGAACTCGCCCAGCCCCAGGGCCTGCCCGGCTTCGACGACGGCGTGGCGCTCCTCGACCTGCTGGCCCTGCTCCCGGACGAACGCCGCGAGGCCTTCCTCCTCACCCAGCTCCTCGGCCTGCCCTACGCGGAGGCGGCGGTGTTCGCCGACTGCCCGGTGGGGACGGTCCGTTCACGGGTGGCACGCGCCCGGGCGACCCTCCTGGACCTGCTGACGGACGGGGGTGTCCCGGCCGCCCGATGAGGGGCGCGCGACCAGCGGTTCAGGACGGCGGCAGCGGGACACGCCTGCCGCCGTCCTGCCGGTGAGGCGTCGGGTCCGGCGGCCCGGTACGGCCGCCGACTCCCGTCGTCCGCAAGGCGCCCGCGGTGCCCGGCCGCGACGACAGCGGTGACCCCGCCGGGCGGATCCGGACGGTGCCGCACGACGTCCACGCGAGGATCGGCGGCGGGTCAGCCGGACATCGACCGCCAACTCCGTTTCGCCGTCGAGTAATTGGGCGAAGCCCGGTCGCCAGGGCCG from Streptomyces sp. NBC_01478 includes the following:
- a CDS encoding aspartate transaminase; protein product: MKTAERLGRIKPSPSTAAAQRVRELKSQGLTILDLTVGEPDFDTPDHVKAAAIRAIEAGETKYTPVNGTSALRAAIAGKLRERHGLDVTDSRITVGGGAKQVIFLALMATLDEGDEVVVPAPYWVSYPDMVRANDGTPVIVDCPEADGFKLTPERLAAALTERTRWVVLNTPGNPTGSAYTTAELRALAQVLLAHPHVGVLTDEIYDEIWYGDQDAPSLAAVEPALADRVFLTNGVSKTYAMTGWRIGYGVGPADLVTAINTLQSQTSSCPSSVSQAAAAAALTGPQDFVQDTVRVYRARRDETVKLVNDVPRLGCTIPDGGFYLLVNCQDAIGQFTPAGTRIENDEDFARHLLDSRQVAVIHGTAYGAPGYFRISFATSTDILTEACERIATACAELTSAAPSA
- a CDS encoding 4-carboxy-4-hydroxy-2-oxoadipate aldolase/oxaloacetate decarboxylase, which encodes MIRVSTKFDRPEPALVKQLSAFSSATIHEAQGRLGALDSAIKPVDRTMSLCGPAFTVQCAPRDNLMLQTAIAYARPGDVVVVSAGAYEEAGSFGDVLANACQSKGLAGLVTDTGVRDTEDLRALGFPVFSRSVSIKGTVKETVGPMCEPITVGGVLVRPGDIMRADADGVVVVRREDAAEAAAASQERIDAEAGFIAAYRAGRTVIEMCGLAPVLAAKGLVIEE
- a CDS encoding sigma-70 family RNA polymerase sigma factor yields the protein MITPALPAPPDSMESSDESLTNWALAARHGDPAAVDHLVRALHRDVLRYVAHLCADPQAVDDLAQDTFLRALGSLHRFEGRSSARTWLLSIARRAVIDSYRHAAVRPRLSDVQDWQLAVELAQPQGLPGFDDGVALLDLLALLPDERREAFLLTQLLGLPYAEAAVFADCPVGTVRSRVARARATLLDLLTDGGVPAAR